A stretch of DNA from Euzebyales bacterium:
TCGGCGCCCGCGAGCTGGGCCGCCTTCGCGTAGGCATGGGTGACGCCCGACGGATCGACGTGGCCCTCCATCGGGTCGTACAGCGCCCCGACGAAGTGGCGCTCGTCCATGAACGGCAGCAGCTTCTTGGCCTCAGCGACGCCGATCAGGTCGGTGTCCATGCCGAGGTAGCGGCCGCGCGCGTGGGCCATGCGCAGCCAGTCCATGCGCTCCTCGGTGTCGGCCAGCATCAGGCCGCCGGTCAGGTGGATCCCGCAGTCGTGGCCGGATGTGCGCTGGATCTCCTCGTACAGCCCCACCGTGTACTGCTGGAGCGCCGCAACGTTCGGGTCGCCGTTGAGGGTATGCATGCCGCCAGCGGCGTGCCAGGTCGATCCCGAGGTCAACTCGGAACGCTCGAGCAGCATCGCGTCCGTGATGCCGACCCTGGTCAGGTGGTACAGCACGGAGGCGCCGACGACACCGCCTCCGATGACCACCACCCGTGCGCTGGTCCTCATGCTGGTTGCCTGTCGCTGACGCTACGCGAGGCACGGGACGTGTGCCCTCCGCTGAGGCCGCCCGAGGCACCGAACGTCTGCCCACCGCTGCCACAGCCCGAGCCACGGGACGTGTGCCCACCGCTGACGCTGCGTGAGCCACTCATGCTGCTCCTCGTGTCAGAAGTCGGTCGCGACACCGCCCTCGGCCACCCGCCGGGCGACGAAGTCGTCGAGCTCGGCGACGACCTCGGGTGAGACCGGCGGGGGTTCGTAGGCGTCGAGCAGCTCGCGGACCCGTCGCCGGGCGTGGTCGAGCGCCGTCGGGCTGCCGACTTCGGTCCACGCCTCGAAGTTCCGCCAGTCCGAGATCGCCGGCCGGAAGAACGCGTCGCGGAAGCGCGCCTGGGTGTGCTCGACGCCGAAGAAGTGGCCACCGGGCCCGACCGCGGCGATCGCGTCGACGGCGAGCGCGGCGTCGTCGACGACCAGCGGGTCCAGGAACGCGGCCACCATGTGCAGCAGGTCGGCGTCGACGACCATCTTCTCGAACGACGCCCGCAGGCCGCCCTCCATCCAGCCGGCGCCGTGCAACACGATGTTGGCACCGCCCATCACCGCGCCCCAGAGCGAGAAGACGCTCTCGTACGCTGCCTGCGCGTCGACCGCGTTGGCAGTGCACACGTTCGACGACCGGTAGGGCACGCTGAGCCGGCGTGCGAGCTGGCCTCCGACCAGCGCGGCCTGCATGAACTCCGGGGTTCCGAAGGCGGGTGAGCCGGACTGCATGTCCACGTTGGACGTGAACCCGCCATACACGACCGGCGCGCCCGGACGGACCAGCTGTGCGAAGGCGATGCCGGCCAGCGCCTCGGCGTGCTGCTGGACCAGCGCCCCCGCGATGGTCACGGGCGCCATCGCGCCCGCCAGTGTGAACGGCGTGATGATCACGACCTGGTTGCGCGCGGCGTACTCCATGACGCCCTCGAGCATCGGCGTGTCGTAGCGCAGCGGCGAGCTGGCGTTGATCACGGTGTGCACGGACGGTTGGGCATCGAGGGTGGTGTGGTCGACGCGGCGGACGATGCGCACCATCTCGAGGCAGTCGCGGTTGCGCTGGGCGCCGAGGCTGTAGACGTGGGGCACCTTGTCGCTGGCAGTGAGCAACGTCCGGGTGGCG
This window harbors:
- a CDS encoding trimethylamine methyltransferase family protein; amino-acid sequence: MAPPRRRRPDLPGVDRTDRARGPAVTSEDVGARRRTGRRRGRSAPAGAPAQPPWRQPRRSFAPVRAVSDDQLDAIHDAALRVLAETGLDFLHPRARELWADAGAEVDGERVRLDGDLVMQLVGHAPATFTLHAPDPRHDLQIGGDAIAFTAVASAPYVGDEVGGRRQGNARDYTDLVRLSQHLSAVHLHGGYPVEPVDWHPSVRHLHATRTLLTASDKVPHVYSLGAQRNRDCLEMVRIVRRVDHTTLDAQPSVHTVINASSPLRYDTPMLEGVMEYAARNQVVIITPFTLAGAMAPVTIAGALVQQHAEALAGIAFAQLVRPGAPVVYGGFTSNVDMQSGSPAFGTPEFMQAALVGGQLARRLSVPYRSSNVCTANAVDAQAAYESVFSLWGAVMGGANIVLHGAGWMEGGLRASFEKMVVDADLLHMVAAFLDPLVVDDAALAVDAIAAVGPGGHFFGVEHTQARFRDAFFRPAISDWRNFEAWTEVGSPTALDHARRRVRELLDAYEPPPVSPEVVAELDDFVARRVAEGGVATDF